ttacattaataaaaggactctaaatatttttcattatggGTTCCAGAGCCAGCGAAGTGAGTGAAATGTGAAAACGAATAATAGATAATGCAATTTAGTCATGTCagtgttaaatttaataggaATATATTACTGATTACATTGCAATAATTCGAAATTAAACACGTTGTATTGtgctgttataaaataaatatatgtgcaaagtaaaaatcattataaattttaaactaatttgcGTGTatcattttaaagttaaaaatgagTGCATGGTATTCTTACAGGTACTCCGTACAAtgtatcaattaaattattcgtaAATTCGTAACAaggttaaatatttcatttaagcgaattaaataaaaatgtatatgcaATGTTTGTATGGAATTTATGTTTAGACAGTTTTGCAGTGTCATTAATTGACATAAATCACCTATTTAGACATTTATAAcgtattgtgtatattatggtcCAATGACTAGTAAATCCTAGTAAATGGCAACTAcacttattttacttaattcaTATCTATCCTtagcatataaataaaaaatatgttggtaAGCGCAAAACTCAAAGACGGTTGGACCTATTcgagtattttaattttattttatgcagAGAACATTTTGAAACATATAAAAGAACAGTTGaaaaaatcagttttatttagtagACTTATaacgcacaatggacctattgagcgtctaagtgcggaaacagagtccacacatacataGTATACTTATACTgaacatataattatgtattgaattttgtGAAAATCTCACTTTTATCTAAACAGATCAAAATTTAAAGCGGGAAAAGAACACTTACGATAGTAGTCCGAGGGGTTTTTGAAGGCAGGACAAGGATAATCTATTGAGGCGAAATATGGCAACATGTCTCTTCTGTAACCGCTGAACATCGTGCGACCAGCTGATATTAACACCACCtacaataaatgtattgaatcattataataatcaatataatgtTCATAGTTAATTAGCCTAGATGGCAAACAAAAAGCAAACGACCATAATAACCACGCATACCTAGCGCGAGATGGAACTACGTTTTGGTTTTGTTTAATGCACCAAATGAATGAATGTCATGAATGATGAATGTCAATTCAGTATATGGAAAGATTTTGATTCTACATATTACTAATTCGTTTTGTTACAGATAGATTtcctgaaataattatttttaatcctgGTTCATGATGTAGCAGTATAAACCTACGCCGGAAACAAACTaagtttgtattaattttggcatccatatgaataaataagtttcgatttgatttgataaataaatgcatGTCTTTGGATTCAGATAAATTTTTACctccataaatataaaagttttctcAATTGATTATTGAGTTCTTTGTTCATACACCCTTGTTAATTGAACTAACGTGCTAACACggttaaacaaataaagacgTTAAACGTACCTTAGTCAACATAGCGAAGATCTCATACGTTGGAGGGTGCAACGACATAATAACAACACGACCGGTACTAGCCCAATTCCTTAAATATTCAACGAGGAAGAACGTGTCGAATATATCCATCTCCTTGGTGGGTTGGTCCAAAATCAATATCGCCATGTCTAGTAAGAGCTGACAAGCGACATTCAGACGACGGACTTCAGAACGAGTTAGACGTGATACGTTTGTATCTCTTACTTGCTCCAATCCGAGCTCTTCGATCAGAAGGTTTATCTGAAAGAAATTTTTatctagatattttttataggtgCTTTAGTATTGCGGCGGGAACAAACACCGAGCTGCTTGGAGTGTGGCGCAAATAATAACACTGCACAGCATACGTTGGAGGATTGTCCGTAGTGGTATCAGCTACGTCATAATCTTTGTTTTGTGGTGGGTACCTTGCTTTGCGTTGTTGTACAAAAAATGGTCTGCAGTGACGAGGTATGGAATGCAGTGGTATTCTTCTGTGAGCATGTTATGCTACAGAAAGAGACAGCAGAACAAGAGAGGGAGTGCTTAAGGACGAATCCTACGGGTAGAAGACGGGGAGTAAATAGGAGAAGATTAGCCCATCTCCTACTTCTTATGTAGTGTGTACTGCACCGGAGGTTTTTGTGTGTAACATGCCATTGAGGTCCCGGAGCCTCTGTAACGCGGCTTTGAAGGAACTACTCAAGGTGGTTTTAGTGGTTATTATTCACCcagtctctgaatagcagagacTTTGGCGTGGGTCGAGTCCCACATACCCTTGCAACCTTTGAGGGCAGGGGATGCGCAAATGCATTTCCACCTCggatatcaaaaaaaaaaacctttagtTGTAAACTATTAAACCACGACGTTTAGAGACACGTTTCACTAACTGTACGTACAAACTTAACCATTAGTTGACGTGTACAAGCgtactctctctctctctctctctctctggtAGGTACCATATAGAGGTAACTaggttttagttaataattaataaaagttatctttaggtatttttttgtGGTCCTTCAACCCAGAACCAACTAGAGTCTAGTGTTTGAgctttttaatactaataactGGCTATCAAACCGTCAATTTTTTAGTTCTTTAGCAAATCCcttccattattatttaaatatatattatttttattatgtaagcaactattttttttagttacaaGAAGTAGACATACTTTTGATTTCTATATTGCTAAAATGCCTCTCCTAAAATCACATACCCGATCTCGATCATCCATTTTGACCTGGTTCATGTTATGTCTAGGCGTGCGTAAGGTGGCATGGAACCGTAGAGTGTGTTCCACAGTCATAGAGGGACATAGGGACGTGTCTTTACGGACGTAGGCTGCTATTTTGCGGAGGGTTGAAGACGCAACCGGCTGACCATTTAAGACTATGTCACCCGTTAGTTtctgaaaattattgtaaataacagGAATTCTTAGTGAGTTTATATTGATGGctttcttaaattttaacaaaatattatgctGTAGGTATATAAAAAGCAAAGTTGTAGTCAAAATGACTAGGTTCTAAAAGCTGTTCTAGcttgtaaatagtttttataaactaaataatacaattttagaaagaaaataattagatGGATAAGGAAACTCAGTTAtcagaaatataaatactttctaTATGTATAGTATGTGTATATTCAAATGATCCTGTTAAtcgattaattaatatatattagttctTAAATGATGTTCATACCTTCCTAGCGCCAGCTAAAACGTCCAAGAGCCCAGTGGCCTCGCACTGAGATGTGGCCAAAACCGCCAATATCTCTCCAGACTTCACCTCAAAACTCAATCCTGAGACAAGCAGTGTTGATTTGTTTTCCGGTGACGTTATTTCTAAACTGTTTAcctaaaattgttataaaactattacaaTGTAGGCATTAGTAGCGcaagaattattataattacaattctcttttacgtaaaattaaaactatgtattaaCTATGTGACACACAAATTCACGTACAAACATGATTTGTAGTATTTggcgtttttcaataaattctcTTTTAAAAGAATGATAGTCTTCGGCAAATAACGCATTTCAATGAACACTTATAATTACAAACCTGGCAACGTTATCGGTACCAAGTGACTATGCGGGTTGTTAATAAACTCATCATTTTTGAAATTGAACAAAATAATgagaaaaaacaaacattaagtAATGAACTAATGGTTTAACCAATTGGTCACAAACAgcctatattataatatttaattaattgccttacaataaaacaataaattaattaaaaacaactatCTTTCcgtttaaaaaactaaaatatacatacataataattggGATATATATACGCGGAGTGGGTATAGCCATCAAGGTGGTCGCCAGGTCTAAGTGTGGAATGCTTCCGGGAGTGAGCTACAGACATATGGCTTCCGGCCTTCGACATACGACCGCCCAGATGAGAGGCTGGCATCAAATAGCTAAaagaacattattataaatttaaatcaatattcatttttgtgTATGTGCTAATGTGTGCAGCGAGAGATCATTAAAACGAAACGTTATTCACAGAAGCATTGCGTAACGGCAACTTGCggaaaaaaatagtttctattaatatggttaaatattattttatatgtatctttGAATGTGGATTTTTTGTTACAGTAACACTTCCAAAAGAAATACTGGGTAGCTTTGATTACTGTGCAAAAAACTGAACACATATTTGGATCTTACAAAAGCATATAAATGTTGAAGATTTcacttatgttttattttatgttattttcttggtatgtataataagaaagaataaatgaaactgttttatacaaaataacaggatatttaggtaaaataaaGTGCACTAGGATCCCTGTGTTATGGGCAGCCATTCTCTTTCTTTAGGCAATTTatgttaaagattttaatgtttttatgcagacaaatatttatccttaaaaaatcttaaacttAAATGAGTAAAGTTGCGATTAAtcagaaattaaaacaaatgatataTATTACCTCTGATGATCATTATCCGGAACAAAATCAGCGACGCTGTTCCGTCTATTTGTATAAGAGCGATGCGTACGCGCATCAATACCCAACAGGTTCGCTTCACTCACTGATTTATGCTTCGAAGTCCCCCATTGCGATTCTCTTATACCAGCTTGATGCATCGCGACTAATGGCACTCCAGTGGCATGctgtaaacaattttatactcAGAGTTtgctttcaatattttatttatatgtttgtagaaatcttaattacttaaaaacatacataactGATTCTCATGAAACTTGAACCCTTAGTTGGACCAGGCTTCATATAGTTTtcgatatttgtatattaaaattacacaataatatatgaattaaatagtaaatgtTTGTCACGCACATCTAGAGCGGACAAACAAAATCTACTGAGAATCAGTCTCGTGAAACTTGGACCTTCAGTTGGAATAGACCTTGAACCTGTTTAAAGTTTTCGAGAAATTTgtgaacaaatataattaaaaaaaattgcaaatgtatttttaacacaattctttaaatatctGTTCCCTTTAAAAAGTGCGTGgtttaaacctaaaaaaaactgaattcCCAACTCAAACAACTCAATTTAAactattgtctttggttaacatagcttttacacattgaaagaaaataattttctattatacataatttaatttaaatttttccgacgtttgcGTGCTTTAAAGCGTGCGTGGTGACGGTGACCACGTacggtaaaaaaattgatttctttcaatgtgtaaaagctatgttaatcaatttaaactacgaaaacctaaaaaaaatcaagaaacTTTTCCGTTCCTAAAGActtctttctttatttaattcttgAGTTTCcgagaaaattgtaataaaatacattaattaaccTGATAAGACTGTTGCATATTCTGTAACCGGAAGTCTGGATCCGAGCGGTATTTCCGATTGTATTTATAGTTGGTAGAGGTTTCGTTGTCTGAACTGTCATATCCAGACGACGTTTCTCTCACGCCTCTGGTTTGTCTCTGGATCCTAAAATTTAAGacgtaattaatttacttaaattactcTCGACAACATGGGCATATTTCTCCTGGGTTCGTTAACCTTGTTTTTGTAGAAAGTAATCCTAAAAACCTACTTATTCTATGGGTTTATACCTGGGGACAGATTTCATTCCACTCCCAATTGAGGTTTTTGGCTTCGGCGTACCAGAGCGCTGCGATCCGTTATGATTTGGTGGGAATACGCGCGGTAAGCCGAACTTGAGGTATGTGTACATATTGGAACCCAGTGCTGATCTGAaaccattaattaatttgtttataattgttttttaatatgacaatgtatatttttatatgacctTTGTTCATCACAACGCACTATAAGGTTTAATAAGTAGAACCTTTACCTCGACTAAACCTTTTATTTGGACgcgtttaatatgtttatgtatggTACCGATGGCCCCAGAGCTTGGTTGTTGCTTTCCTcgttcaacgaataagtatcgcaagtATACAGCAAGGAattgctgccagcgttaaagggaCAGTGCTACACTgaccaaactttttgaatttgttttcattttctatttattattattatttattaggaatATAGAATGTGGAATTAAGAATGTAGTTTTAGAATATTGTTACCACAAAAAAATttcttcttaaattaaataatgatttgtcaGTTTGTTGCTCTATTGTGTCATAAAcacgtttaatataaaaacgataATCAAAACATTCTAACAGAATTGGTTTCCTGTAGGAGATTATTAGATACGGCTGCCAATTTCTCccgaattaaaaatagtaaaaataaataatattcgcTTACTTTGGTCCATATCTGGGGTGGGATAATATTGACTGCACAGTGGTATCACGAAGCTGGAAGTTTCCATATGGTAGCGGACTTTTGTCCGTGCTACCGAGGGCGCTGTCCGTAAAGTCAGAATTTAGGTTTTGCCTGAAAATATTAGCGATTCAATGAAGATTTCAATGTCTTTaatgaattcattttaaataaataagtttatagaGGTATATTTAGAAACATTGTAAATGATTGCAaatgttgttataaaaatacttcagaTATTAGTTTACAGTTGCTTGCGAGATTCACCAATATTTAGTGGTTCCCGTCTAAGACAGATCACCAAAATACGTATAGCTAAACCGTGTTTGTTTTGCCACCACCAGTATTGGCGCTCGTGGCGTGTGCCAGACagagaaggttgatcacctacttgcctataaatgATCTGAGGCTCAACCCTGCAAAAGGTTGCATCGCTTTTTATATTCTGATTGTTACATTCAAATGCGAATCTTTTGACTTTAAAAGTCTAGGGCATTTGGTTGGTCTTGACAAACATACCTATAAATAGACCAGGCGTGCAAGTCCTCAGAGTGCATGCCGCGGGGGTCGTGCAACATTGGGTTGGAGGGCACCGAATACCGCCTCTCCCCACCCATACCCAGTGGCTGCGACATTTTTCTTActagaacaatatttttaaattacacataACTGactttaatcattttaaatttgagcttattgcattaaatatttattagtaatcttattttatttatttattaacacttcgttacattacataaaaaaaattgaacataattaaatgaaagggAGGGCctctggcggccttatcgctttcgagcgatctcttccaggcaaccactgttagtaaagaaaaaaatatgtattaaattacatgtgttttaatttaccTTTGTCATCCCAACAGCTGGTCGAAGGATTTTGGAATCTTCATTTTCCACTCTTCGACATCTATAGCATCTGCAACaatgaaacattttgttaGAAGACATTTTAgccaaataaacaaatgaattagCTATAGTtagcttttattatcaataagtTGAAACTCTTATTGTTATTGAAACAGTGTTTGTATTTATGATTATAACTAactcttataaaattatgttatcgAATTGGTTAATCGTGATTATTAACCACCATAACGTTAATAGTATCGCAATACGGCGTGGGAGGCCAACAATTAGAGTAATTAGCCAAGGGccttaacttattttataatcatatttatGACTAGCTTTATGGGGAGCACCCATATAAAGTCGGTCTTAGCACGATGTTCTATAGCCTAAAGCTTAAGACGGTAAGCTTCTAATTgcaaaaagaatattttcctGTTAGACATATCGCAGACTTGTTTTAAATGTTGATGTGTTCTTTAAAACTGTATAACACTttgacatagacataacataataataataataaaagaaaaataacaaaaaatattgtttaaggaATAAGGTACATTTGAattgtgtaatgtgtgtgtgttgtggtTCTAACTGGCCTTGGCTCAGTATTATGCTGTGGAGCAGGCGTGTCCAACAGCTGCAGCGCTGTCCTTTGCTCAATAGGTTTTGCAGCGTATGTGATTTAGGAATTTTTACTATCTATATATTTGGTCcctacatatgaaattggcgtatttcgtactggccactttaatcacgatgttctgcTCTTTGGTAAGGTTCTgctatttatttgtatgtcatgtatttgtgcttcgatgaccgtcattcatttgtttttctcttctgtttgcgtcactcattttacaaaatgagttgttttaattcacttgaagcaaattgggaagattaaaaagcatgaaaggtgggtacctcacgaattgactgaagcaaaccggcaaacgcgcgtcgactgctgcgttacattactgaaccggcacaataatgaaggtattttaaaccgaatcattacctgtgatgaaaaatggattctttacgataatcggaagcgctcagcgcaatggttggatcctggccagccagccaaatcctgccccaagcgaaaattaaccccaaaaaagttactggtaagcgtttggtggactagtgccgatattgttcattgcagttttctcaaatctggccagacaaTTACGGCTGAtatctattgtcagcaattgcaaaccatgatggaaaagctagcggctaaacaacctaggccggtcaatcgctccacgccactgctacttcaccaaattagaagagcttcaattggaatgtcttagacatcctccgtactccccggaccttgctccaacagattaccattttttttttttcgaaatttggacaacttcttgcaagggaaaaaatttaactctgatggggcagtccaaatcgccttcacagattttattgattcccgtccgactggtttttttagtaaagggatcaatgaactacctatgagatggcaaaagtgcatagaaaacaatggttcatactttgattaattaaatatattatatttaaaaatattcgactttttgttcctcccatacaaaacgccaatttcatatgtaaggacctaatattatttttaacatctatttcttattaatatatttatttaggatcCATAACTTTTATGAAACTATTCGAAAGCCCATGTTCATGATGGATCGTATTCAATGCAAACAAACGAATCTTtcttatgtataatattagtttaacgttattattttatatacagctTAGGACAGGATTCTACTGTATCAAATATTGTATCCTAGTTATATcatggtaaaaatattatcgtaAGGTAAAGTAAAATATCGTGAAGAGACTAAACATCAACAACAAAAGACGTTTGCCATCACCAGTGTAATAAAGTTCTATTAAGTATGGCCTGAATTTAATCACTTCAATTACAAAGCATGGTGAAATGTTATCTGTATAATCGGATATGTCAACAGTACAATTTGTCTGTGACCTATTGTTAATTTCACTGTTGTTGAACATTGCATAAATTAACGgtcatttttgtttaaatataattataatttcattccTATCTTTGTgcttataagaaaaatataaatgtaaatttaataaaacctatCGTGATTACTGATTATGTTATGTGTGTatcgcatttttttaaatagaggTCATAAAATTAAGTTCCATAGCAAAACATTCGATTTGGgtctattttttaatgaatacaataaattgCATTCactagtaaattaaaataagacaGCGTAAATCACCTTGAACTAgacatttttacaaaataagatCAAGTGTGTGAGACGAGCAttgtttatagtaaatataccATGATCATTTCACTGTAGAAATGAAATCAATGTAGGTGAATGCCTCCTAGGGATGTCAATAGGAGTgtcagtataaataatatagcaattaaataaattatgtgtttagattcagataaaaaaaatacgatttaaaatataaaatattagaacAATATTAGTGCCTACAACATCATCATGATATCCGCCtttgttgtttattataaactatttagAATTCGTATTGTAACATATTAAAAGATAGATGTTATGTTTTTgagatatacaatttaattttttacaaatttaagaaCAGTAAAAACTCTCTCATCTTAAAcaataatactataattaaatactttttaattcaatgttttttggatcattattaactaaaaatgattttgtatGTCGGTTCATCTTAAGAGGCCATTTTCAAATTAGTAGTAATGGTTGGTTTAGTCATTTTAATACTAGACCATGTATAATTCTATTCTGTCAACAAATGTCAACCCTACGTCAGCTAACTCGTCAAtaaaatgagaaataaagatttgtaGAAAGTTTCTCTTATTGCATAATGCAATAAACACTGCCTTATTAAGATGTTTTGTATCATCACAGTACTATAAAAGtcgaataattataaattaaatacaccaattaattattattacacagaatacataaaatatgtattctaggtgaataattgtattaaaattggtgatattaaatttatttatttcaaaaatgtatttttcagtCAACggtgtatatgtatatttctaaatCAAGGGATTTATGATTAATAGAGATGGGTTGACAGATACTATTTCAATATAGATGTCGCTAACCGTTGGTAGAACTAGTTAACGAGTCGTTGAACTGGATACGGCTTAGATCATAAGTGACCGCTTAATTGGTAAGCGTACATAATGTAAGATACGCCTTTGGATTCGGTTGTTATTTTGAGGAAATTAGTTTCTACCAACACATCTGGTTTCCATTATTACAAAAGAGTGATCGGCATTGTTACACTTTGACATTGGAGTCTTGATAAACTGGTAATAGGATTATATTAGGATGGTATGATCACTGATACCAAGATGAAGTGAAAGTTACGATCTCTTAAGCGCTGAAAAAGATGTCTTAAGACAATTTGTTTGACACCTCCTGAATACCTTCTGTAACCCAACAGCATTAGGATTTGAACAAAGAAAAGTCGTATAAAGTGTATACGTATACGGTAGCCAAAAACCAGTTTTTAATTCAGTCCATGTGCAGACAAATATTGGAAGTCACTTGCAGACCCTCACCTAATTTGCAATAATTATTCCGGTTATATGTTAACCGGTCATTACACAAGTTGACaagtttttatatcattagAATATATGACtcattgttttatatgtaatgtttttttttgttctaggGGCAGATGTTAAGTCATGCCATCCATAGACACTCTCAAGGTCAGAGGGCTcgtactttttaataattggtacgctcttttcttgttcGGACGTACTTCAGTAGGAGATTGGTTCCTTAGAGTTCCTTGGAGATTGGTGCatagcaaaaactgccttgaaAATCGTTctgttgtggaacgacgaatGTCGATGAGATACGGATTGAATTCCACATTAATCCTCGACATCCAGTACTGACTATTAACTATTAACATTAAGGATTTTAAAGGCGAGGCGAGGTATGGTGTATCCCCGAACTTACGAACAAATGGTAGGAAATAACAAATCGTATATTCATAACCAGTTTCCCTATAACCTACAAGTCTAGGCCTCTGAATTCTGTATCATTTTTAAACAGGTAAGTAGGTAAAAGATCTACCCGTTGGTTCCTTGAATGGAGACCTCGGCACAACAAAAGTCACCGGGCCCCGACTATGTGGGCTCACGACATCGTCAAGGAGGTTGGCTTTCTGTGGATGCAGAGAGGTCAGCGCAGGGCGTACTGGAGGAAGATGGAAAGGCCAGAAATCAACCAAAAAAAGGAggctgatgatgatgaagGAGGTAATCAGAACGTGTCTGATATTACAGTTTTATGTTTGTCCTTATCATACGAGTgaaaatgcgcatatagaaacgTACATAGCAAGAAATGACT
The genomic region above belongs to Pieris brassicae chromosome 9, ilPieBrab1.1, whole genome shotgun sequence and contains:
- the LOC123714054 gene encoding ATP-binding cassette sub-family G member 8, with the translated sequence MSQPLGMGGERRYSVPSNPMLHDPRGMHSEDLHAWSIYRQNLNSDFTDSALGSTDKSPLPYGNFQLRDTTVQSILSHPRYGPKSALGSNMYTYLKFGLPRVFPPNHNGSQRSGTPKPKTSIGSGMKSVPRIQRQTRGVRETSSGYDSSDNETSTNYKYNRKYRSDPDFRLQNMQQSYQHATGVPLVAMHQAGIRESQWGTSKHKSVSEANLLGIDARTHRSYTNRRNSVADFVPDNDHQSYLMPASHLGGRMSKAGSHMSVAHSRKHSTLRPGDHLDGYTHSAYIYPNYYVNSLEITSPENKSTLLVSGLSFEVKSGEILAVLATSQCEATGLLDVLAGARKKLTGDIVLNGQPVASSTLRKIAAYVRKDTSLCPSMTVEHTLRFHATLRTPRHNMNQVKMDDRDRINLLIEELGLEQVRDTNVSRLTRSEVRRLNVACQLLLDMAILILDQPTKEMDIFDTFFLVEYLRNWASTGRVVIMSLHPPTYEIFAMLTKVVLISAGRTMFSGYRRDMLPYFASIDYPCPAFKNPSDYYLDLVTLDDLSAAAMLESSGRIEALAGVFAGAHSAPEPPAPVPLPAPVSRANVAVQAFALLEKTMLYTQMTTLSNVITRVLIAAVMSLIIGTIFWDLPSTDPKLTQNDRIGFHYTTMCIAAWPILLWMSAREASSIRRYVERDIAVGLYSRTMFILFDQFLELWSAILTWLAYLVPSYAMSGLYAQAPGSFDGFYSYLGYTVLYLISIQMLCRASVFVIPMEKTASIISGFCLLLSTLACGVTLHEQDLTMFTKWLEYVSPAKWVLPEILRRELSETALRSSISKDLRCNNKQKQRLDIVVYSPPCPPPNGTQVLANYGYLRTDRLWEETEDSFLISLAIFYAVFALVAIIAFVFDCTKYAKSKDRSSLKGHKVTVNTP